Proteins co-encoded in one Mycobacteriales bacterium genomic window:
- a CDS encoding type II secretion system F family protein — MGDHAMLVLGLGAIFVSLALMLATVGALTSERAQVNRSLAAVRALEAVPESMRREAQPDFGDRVLTPTLHRLTGLGRRLTPGGQAERFRHKLEVAGSPPRWDADRVLAFKALGLLALGTFGFFLPLALGGSALPAIGLAVVLGVLGYFAPDLWLYQRAYERSEQIQRTLPDALDLLTISVEAGLGFDSALAQVARNTEGPLAEEFFRVLQEMQIGLGRADAFRALSERTNVADLRNFVTAMIQADVFGIPIANVLRVQAREMRIKRTQRAEEQAQKVPVKILFPLIFCILPVLFVVVIGPAAISIVENFV, encoded by the coding sequence ATGGGCGACCACGCGATGCTCGTCCTCGGGCTCGGCGCGATCTTCGTGTCGCTGGCGCTGATGCTCGCGACCGTCGGCGCGCTCACCTCCGAGCGCGCGCAGGTCAACCGCTCGCTCGCCGCCGTCCGCGCGCTCGAAGCCGTTCCGGAGTCGATGCGCCGCGAGGCGCAGCCGGACTTCGGCGACCGCGTCCTCACGCCGACGCTGCACCGCCTCACCGGCCTCGGCCGGCGGCTGACCCCGGGCGGCCAGGCCGAACGCTTCCGGCACAAGCTGGAGGTGGCCGGCTCGCCGCCGCGCTGGGACGCCGACCGGGTGCTGGCGTTCAAGGCGCTGGGGCTGCTGGCGCTGGGGACGTTCGGCTTCTTCCTGCCGCTGGCGCTCGGCGGCAGCGCGCTGCCGGCGATCGGGCTCGCGGTGGTGCTCGGCGTCCTCGGCTACTTCGCGCCGGACCTGTGGCTCTACCAGCGTGCGTACGAGCGTTCCGAGCAGATCCAGCGCACCCTCCCCGACGCGCTCGACCTGCTCACGATCTCCGTCGAGGCGGGCCTCGGCTTCGACTCGGCGCTCGCGCAGGTCGCGCGCAACACCGAGGGGCCGCTCGCCGAGGAGTTCTTCCGCGTGCTCCAGGAGATGCAGATCGGCCTCGGCCGCGCCGACGCGTTCCGCGCGCTGTCCGAGCGCACCAACGTCGCCGACCTGCGCAACTTCGTCACCGCGATGATCCAGGCCGACGTGTTCGGCATCCCGATCGCCAACGTGCTGCGGGTGCAGGCGCGCGAGATGCGCATCAAGCGCACGCAGCGCGCGGAGGAGCAGGCACAGAAGGTGCCGGTGAAGATCCTGTTCCCGCTGATCTTCTGCATCCTGCCGGTGCTGTTCGTGGTGGTCATCGGCCCCGCCGCGATCAGCATCGTGGAGAACTTCGTCTGA
- a CDS encoding type II secretion system F family protein yields the protein MRARAWLAAPLAALAVATAAVPAWAAGGRITQIDADHGTVKLVFSAGSLPDGVTVDPASVHVTVDGNAVEATAERLTGEAVERRAELVIDTSGSMKGEGITGAKTAGLAFLSAVPKDVRVGLVTFSDRAVVRVPPTTDREALRRAIAALQPAGETSLYDGVLLGLRELGKAGARSALVLSDGGDTRSRATLATVLATAKASGATVDTVAFQTAETAPVLGRIAQAGSGRLVAAARAGDVGAAFRATARALSNQLVVTATLPDTVVGPVTIAVSARAGSADLTDEALATVPAAPVTEGPPTAPPVSTDAGAFGSRTVLWIALGALFAGLLVMFALAFGSVGGDRQSGRMRRRLSLYTLTGRAAKEAPEPTALGDSGVARSAVELAGRVVRQRDLESRLARALERGGSALKPAEWLLIHAGATFGLALLFLLLTGGRALPTLCGLILGFALPYLYLKLKASRRGNAFMTQMPDTMQLLAGSLSAGYSLPQAIDAVVREGSQPIAGEFSRAIIESRLGVPIEDALDNIAARMDSKDFAWVVMAIRIQREVGGNLAEVLTTVANTMRERERVRRQVRVLSAEGRLSAWVLGGLPPIFALYLVLVRPEYIKPLFTTELGLAMIGTGALLFVAGVFWLRKVVKVEV from the coding sequence ATGAGGGCTCGCGCCTGGCTCGCCGCCCCGCTGGCGGCGCTCGCCGTCGCGACCGCGGCGGTCCCGGCGTGGGCGGCCGGCGGCCGCATCACCCAGATCGACGCCGACCACGGCACCGTGAAGCTCGTCTTCTCCGCCGGGTCGCTGCCCGACGGCGTCACCGTCGACCCCGCCTCGGTCCACGTGACGGTCGACGGCAACGCCGTCGAGGCCACCGCCGAACGCCTCACCGGCGAGGCGGTCGAGCGCCGCGCCGAGCTGGTCATCGACACGAGCGGCAGCATGAAGGGCGAGGGCATCACCGGCGCGAAGACCGCCGGCCTCGCCTTCCTGAGCGCGGTGCCGAAGGACGTGCGCGTCGGGCTGGTGACGTTCTCCGACCGGGCCGTCGTCCGGGTGCCCCCCACGACCGACCGCGAGGCGCTGCGCCGCGCGATCGCGGCGTTGCAGCCGGCGGGCGAGACGTCGCTCTACGACGGCGTGCTGCTCGGGCTGCGCGAGCTCGGCAAGGCCGGCGCACGCAGCGCGCTGGTGCTCAGCGACGGCGGCGACACCCGCAGCAGGGCGACGCTCGCCACGGTGCTCGCCACGGCGAAGGCGTCCGGCGCGACCGTCGACACGGTGGCGTTCCAGACGGCGGAGACCGCACCCGTGCTCGGCCGGATCGCGCAGGCCGGCAGCGGCCGGCTCGTCGCGGCGGCCCGCGCCGGCGACGTGGGTGCGGCGTTCCGCGCGACCGCGCGCGCCCTGTCCAATCAGCTCGTCGTCACGGCGACGCTGCCCGACACGGTCGTCGGCCCGGTGACGATCGCGGTGTCCGCGCGCGCGGGCAGCGCCGACCTCACCGACGAGGCGCTGGCCACGGTGCCGGCGGCGCCGGTGACCGAGGGGCCGCCGACGGCGCCGCCGGTGAGCACCGACGCGGGCGCGTTCGGCAGCCGGACCGTCCTGTGGATCGCGCTGGGGGCGCTGTTCGCGGGGCTGCTGGTGATGTTCGCGCTGGCGTTCGGCTCGGTCGGCGGCGACCGGCAGTCCGGCCGGATGCGCCGCCGCCTGTCGCTCTACACGCTCACCGGCCGGGCGGCGAAGGAGGCGCCGGAGCCGACCGCGCTCGGCGACAGCGGCGTCGCGCGGTCCGCGGTCGAGCTGGCCGGGCGCGTCGTCCGGCAGCGCGACCTGGAGTCGCGGCTGGCGCGGGCGCTGGAACGCGGCGGCAGCGCGCTGAAGCCGGCCGAGTGGCTGCTCATCCACGCGGGCGCGACGTTCGGGCTGGCGCTGCTGTTCCTGCTGCTCACCGGCGGCCGGGCGCTGCCGACGCTCTGCGGCCTGATCCTCGGCTTCGCGCTGCCGTACCTCTACCTGAAGCTCAAGGCGTCCCGGCGCGGCAACGCGTTCATGACGCAGATGCCGGACACCATGCAGCTCCTCGCCGGCAGCCTGTCGGCCGGCTACTCGCTGCCGCAGGCGATCGACGCCGTGGTCCGCGAGGGGTCGCAGCCGATCGCCGGCGAGTTCAGCCGGGCCATCATCGAGAGCCGCCTCGGCGTGCCGATCGAGGACGCGCTCGACAACATCGCGGCCCGCATGGACAGCAAGGACTTCGCCTGGGTCGTCATGGCGATCCGCATCCAGCGCGAGGTCGGCGGCAACCTCGCCGAGGTGCTGACGACGGTCGCCAACACGATGCGCGAGCGCGAACGCGTGCGCCGCCAGGTGCGCGTGCTCTCCGCCGAGGGCCGGCTCTCCGCCTGGGTGCTCGGCGGCCTGCCGCCGATCTTCGCGCTGTACCTCGTGCTGGTCCGCCCGGAGTACATCAAGCCGTTGTTCACGACCGAGCTCGGCCTCGCGATGATCGGGACCGGCGCGCTGCTGTTCGTCGCGGGCGTGTTCTGGCTGCGCAAGGTCGTCAAGGTGGAGGTCTGA
- a CDS encoding CpaF family protein, protein MSLADRLAQAKKTKQPEPEQQATVTGGQTRQRQRHVDPFADVKRTVHQTLLENLGPTLYDARMTQSELETKVRQTLQEVLRHEETPLTTSDRTRIAQDIADDILGYGPLEPFLRDPDVTEVMVNGPDSIYIERAGKLYPVEGGFADDAHLRRTIEKIVGRVGRRVDESSPMVDARLPDGSRVNAIIPPLALDGSLLTIRKFSADPYRVDDLVGFGTMNRIVAEFLASCVSGRLNVLVSGGTGAGKTTTLNMLSSFIPEDERIVTIEDAAELQLDQEHVLRLEARPPNIEGRGEVTIRDLVRNSLRMRPDRIVVGEVRDAAALDMLQAMNTGHDGSICTIHANSPRDALSRLETMVLMAGLDLPVRAIREQVSNAIDLIVHQTRFKDGTRRITHVTEVVGMEGDVITLQDIFLFDHGMGFDENSRSKGVLKSTGLRPKFLDKLADAGVVVDPKVFAFEKFSR, encoded by the coding sequence GTGAGCCTCGCCGACCGCCTCGCCCAGGCGAAGAAGACCAAGCAGCCGGAGCCGGAGCAGCAGGCGACGGTCACCGGCGGCCAGACCCGGCAGCGCCAGCGGCACGTCGACCCGTTCGCGGACGTGAAGCGCACCGTCCACCAGACGCTGCTCGAGAACCTCGGGCCGACGCTCTACGACGCGCGGATGACGCAGAGCGAGCTGGAGACGAAGGTCCGCCAGACGCTCCAGGAGGTGCTGCGGCACGAGGAGACGCCGCTCACCACCAGCGACCGCACGCGCATCGCGCAGGACATCGCCGACGACATCCTCGGCTACGGCCCGCTGGAGCCGTTCCTGCGCGACCCGGACGTCACCGAGGTCATGGTCAACGGCCCGGACTCCATCTACATCGAGCGAGCCGGCAAGCTGTACCCGGTCGAGGGCGGCTTCGCCGACGACGCGCACCTGCGCCGCACCATCGAGAAGATCGTCGGCCGGGTCGGCCGGCGCGTGGACGAGTCGAGCCCGATGGTCGACGCCCGCCTCCCCGACGGCTCCCGCGTCAACGCGATCATCCCGCCGCTGGCGCTGGACGGCTCGCTGCTGACGATCCGCAAGTTCTCGGCCGACCCGTACCGCGTGGACGACCTCGTCGGCTTCGGCACGATGAACCGCATCGTCGCGGAGTTCCTCGCCTCCTGCGTGAGCGGCCGCCTCAACGTCCTGGTCTCCGGCGGCACCGGCGCCGGCAAGACGACGACGCTGAACATGCTGTCGTCGTTCATCCCGGAGGACGAGCGGATCGTCACCATCGAGGACGCCGCCGAGCTCCAGCTCGACCAGGAGCACGTGCTGCGGCTCGAGGCGCGCCCGCCGAACATCGAGGGCCGCGGCGAGGTGACCATCCGCGACCTGGTCCGCAACTCGCTGCGCATGCGCCCCGACCGCATCGTCGTCGGCGAGGTCCGCGACGCCGCCGCGCTGGACATGCTCCAGGCGATGAACACCGGCCACGACGGCTCGATCTGCACCATCCACGCGAACAGCCCGCGCGACGCGCTGTCCCGCCTGGAGACGATGGTGCTGATGGCGGGCCTCGATCTGCCGGTCCGCGCGATCCGCGAGCAGGTGTCCAACGCGATCGACCTGATCGTGCACCAGACGCGGTTCAAGGACGGCACCCGGCGCATCACCCACGTGACCGAGGTCGTCGGCATGGAGGGCGACGTCATCACGCTCCAGGACATCTTCCTGTTCGACCACGGCATGGGCTTCGACGAGAACAGCCGCAGCAAGGGCGTTCTGAAGTCGACCGGCCTGCGGCCGAAGTTCCTCGACAAGCTCGCCGACGCGGGGGTGGTCGTCGACCCGAAGGTGTTCGCCTTCGAGAAGTTCAGCCGATGA
- a CDS encoding P-loop NTPase, whose amino-acid sequence MIVVVEPDALSQEALRGAAGSGAAVVPDLDTAARLLSETPDVSVVLIGPHVDLDAALALADSMRLSRPALGVVLVRPRMDTATLTEALRAGVREVVKERDLPGIQSAVQRAVDFSNALREQAGLTATTPESGPTGRLVTVFSAKGGAGKTTVSTNLAAALADGGKRNVCLVDLDLAFGDVAIALQLFPAHTLSDAVPMMDSLDEQAVAALLTPHSPGLTTLVAPVEPGAAESIPAPLVGRVLRVLKQMFDFVVVDTPPAFTDHVLAAFDESDFVALLATLDIPALKNLKLTLETLDLLNYPRDKWRIVLNRADSKVGLQLGEVEKTLRVPISVQIPSSRSVPASINRGVPIVLDEPGHPVSQAIRAFAEKEVAAGVTAKPLPASMRTDNRRFGLRRREKST is encoded by the coding sequence TTGATCGTCGTCGTCGAGCCGGACGCGCTCTCCCAGGAGGCGCTGCGCGGTGCCGCGGGCTCGGGTGCCGCCGTGGTGCCCGACCTCGACACGGCCGCCCGGCTGCTCAGCGAGACGCCCGACGTCTCCGTCGTGCTGATCGGGCCGCACGTCGACCTCGACGCGGCGCTCGCGCTGGCCGACTCGATGCGGCTGAGCCGGCCGGCGCTCGGCGTCGTGCTGGTGCGGCCGCGGATGGACACGGCGACGCTGACCGAGGCGCTGCGGGCGGGCGTGCGGGAGGTCGTCAAGGAGCGCGACCTGCCCGGCATCCAGAGCGCCGTGCAGCGGGCCGTGGACTTCTCCAACGCCCTCCGCGAGCAGGCGGGCCTGACCGCGACCACGCCGGAGTCGGGGCCGACGGGGCGGCTGGTCACGGTGTTCTCGGCGAAGGGCGGCGCCGGCAAGACGACGGTGTCCACCAACCTCGCCGCCGCGCTCGCCGACGGCGGCAAGCGCAACGTCTGCCTGGTCGACCTGGACCTGGCGTTCGGCGACGTGGCGATCGCGTTGCAGCTCTTCCCGGCGCACACGCTCTCCGACGCGGTGCCGATGATGGACTCGCTGGACGAGCAGGCGGTCGCCGCGCTGCTGACGCCGCACTCCCCCGGGCTGACGACGCTGGTCGCGCCGGTCGAGCCGGGCGCGGCCGAGTCGATCCCGGCGCCGCTCGTCGGGCGGGTGCTGCGGGTGCTCAAGCAGATGTTCGACTTCGTCGTCGTGGACACGCCGCCGGCGTTCACCGACCACGTGCTGGCGGCGTTCGACGAGAGCGACTTCGTGGCGCTGCTCGCGACGCTGGACATCCCGGCGCTGAAGAACCTCAAGCTGACGCTGGAGACGCTGGACCTGCTCAACTACCCGCGCGACAAGTGGCGGATCGTGCTCAACCGCGCGGACTCGAAGGTGGGGCTCCAGCTCGGCGAGGTCGAGAAGACGCTGCGAGTGCCGATCTCGGTGCAGATCCCGTCGTCGCGCTCGGTCCCCGCCTCGATCAACCGCGGCGTCCCGATCGTGCTGGACGAGCCGGGTCACCCGGTGTCCCAGGCGATCCGGGCGTTCGCCGAGAAGGAGGTGGCGGCCGGCGTGACGGCCAAGCCGCTGCCCGCGTCCATGCGTACCGACAACCGGCGCTTCGGCCTGCGCCGCAGGGAGAAGTCAACGTGA
- the cpaB gene encoding Flp pilus assembly protein CpaB, protein MGRRTLLLIAALVVAALGTTLVFAYVNRTDERALRDQEPVNVLVAKSLIRAGTTGAQAEGQGSFKLQAVPRSALVTGYLQDARSIGDLIAVSDIYPGEQIIPQKFAAAGTSGVLPIPSGKVGMSFQLGDPQRVAGFVRPGSDVAVFLTVSGPAAGAGATGPVTRLLLPKLSVLAVGPTTLRPASNGDTNTEAVPTAILTLAVDQTQGQKMIFASQSGTLYFALLSKDSKVAPGPGTDARNLFS, encoded by the coding sequence GTGGGTCGCCGTACGCTGCTGCTCATCGCCGCGCTGGTCGTGGCGGCGCTGGGCACGACGCTCGTGTTCGCCTACGTCAACCGCACCGACGAGCGGGCGCTGAGGGACCAGGAGCCGGTCAACGTGCTCGTGGCCAAGTCGCTGATCCGCGCCGGGACGACGGGGGCGCAGGCGGAGGGCCAGGGGTCGTTCAAGCTCCAGGCGGTGCCGCGCTCGGCGCTGGTGACCGGGTACCTCCAGGACGCGCGCTCGATCGGCGACCTGATCGCCGTCAGCGACATCTACCCGGGCGAGCAGATCATCCCGCAGAAGTTCGCGGCGGCCGGGACGAGCGGCGTGCTGCCGATCCCGTCCGGGAAGGTCGGCATGAGCTTCCAGCTCGGCGACCCGCAGCGCGTCGCGGGCTTCGTCCGGCCGGGCTCGGACGTCGCGGTGTTCCTGACGGTGTCCGGGCCGGCGGCGGGCGCCGGCGCGACCGGGCCGGTCACCCGGCTGCTGCTGCCGAAGCTCAGCGTGCTCGCGGTCGGCCCGACGACGTTGCGTCCGGCGAGCAACGGGGACACGAACACCGAGGCGGTACCGACGGCGATCCTCACGCTCGCCGTCGACCAGACGCAGGGCCAGAAGATGATCTTCGCGTCGCAGAGCGGCACGCTGTACTTCGCGCTGCTCTCGAAGGACTCGAAGGTGGCTCCCGGCCCGGGCACCGACGCCCGCAACCTGTTCAGCTAA